The Raoultibacter phocaeensis genome contains a region encoding:
- a CDS encoding 2-oxoacid:acceptor oxidoreductase family protein has protein sequence MAQTYNIVLAGFGGQGILFAGKIIATAGLIDDREVSWLPSYGPEMRGGTANCSVCLSDDPIGSPLVVAPDTLVVMNQPSLDKFEDAVAEGGIVIADSTLVQNIPAIEGVRICAIPATEIAEENGLKGLANVVCVGKLFKETGFCSSETLDAAIEKCVPASKKGMLDKNKRALALGMEA, from the coding sequence ATGGCTCAAACGTACAACATCGTTCTCGCTGGGTTCGGTGGCCAAGGTATCCTGTTCGCGGGCAAGATCATCGCGACAGCAGGTCTCATCGACGACCGCGAGGTATCCTGGCTGCCCTCCTACGGTCCCGAAATGCGCGGCGGCACCGCAAACTGCAGCGTCTGCCTCTCCGACGATCCCATCGGCAGCCCGCTTGTGGTTGCGCCCGATACGCTCGTCGTCATGAACCAGCCCTCGCTCGACAAGTTCGAGGATGCGGTAGCCGAAGGCGGCATCGTCATCGCTGACTCGACGCTCGTACAGAACATTCCCGCAATCGAGGGCGTTCGCATCTGCGCGATTCCGGCCACCGAGATCGCAGAGGAAAACGGCCTCAAAGGCCTTGCCAACGTCGTATGCGTAGGCAAGCTTTTCAAAGAGACGGGTTTTTGCAGCTCCGAGACGCTCGATGCGGCAATCGAGAAATGCGTTCCGGCGTCGAAGAAGGGCATGCTCGACAAGAACAAGCGCGCGCTCGCGCTTGGCATGGAAGCGTAA
- a CDS encoding slipin family protein, whose protein sequence is MKKSKANELPAHQDRFEFDSQSSTTSRSGAMAFSAAAFAVPAGIVLAATWSIANVWTVLAALFVGFLCFLSAHIAYEWEKAVIVRFGKFNRIVGPGIYFTIPIVESETAKIDQRIRTISFDAEETLSSDLVPVNVDTVLFWVVWDVERACKQVRNYEAIISLAAQTAMRDVIGQICLSEIAMRRTYLDEELKRIISEKVDDWGITVVSVEIRDIVIPKELQAAMSRQAQAERERDARLILAEVERDISDMYVDAATNYGKPEKALQLRTMNLVYDSVKEHGGMVVVPSAYSEGFNEAASKAVKDILE, encoded by the coding sequence ATGAAGAAGAGTAAGGCAAACGAGCTGCCCGCCCACCAAGACCGATTCGAGTTCGACAGCCAAAGCAGTACGACCTCGCGCAGCGGGGCCATGGCATTTTCAGCAGCGGCGTTCGCGGTTCCCGCAGGCATCGTGCTCGCCGCCACATGGAGTATCGCGAACGTCTGGACGGTGCTCGCCGCCCTGTTCGTCGGCTTTCTCTGCTTTCTTTCGGCCCACATCGCCTACGAATGGGAGAAGGCCGTCATAGTCCGGTTTGGAAAGTTCAACCGCATTGTAGGCCCAGGTATCTACTTTACGATTCCCATCGTCGAATCCGAAACAGCCAAAATCGATCAGCGCATACGGACGATATCGTTCGACGCCGAGGAAACGCTTTCTTCGGATCTGGTACCCGTCAACGTGGACACGGTACTGTTCTGGGTGGTCTGGGACGTCGAGCGGGCGTGCAAACAGGTGCGCAACTACGAGGCCATCATCTCGCTTGCGGCCCAAACGGCCATGCGCGACGTCATCGGGCAGATCTGCCTCTCGGAAATCGCCATGCGGCGCACCTACCTCGACGAGGAGCTCAAACGCATCATATCGGAAAAGGTCGACGACTGGGGCATCACCGTCGTCTCGGTCGAAATCCGCGACATCGTGATTCCCAAAGAGCTCCAAGCCGCTATGTCCCGCCAGGCGCAGGCCGAGCGCGAGCGCGATGCACGCCTGATTCTCGCCGAAGTGGAGCGCGATATTTCGGACATGTACGTCGATGCAGCCACGAACTACGGCAAACCCGAGAAAGCCCTGCAGCTTCGTACCATGAACCTCGTGTACGATAGCGTGAAGGAGCACGGTGGCATGGTGGTCGTGCCGAGCGCGTACAGCGAAGGTTTCAACGAAGCCGCTTCAAAGGCCGTGAAGGACATCCTCGAGTAG
- a CDS encoding helix-turn-helix domain-containing protein — translation MVTEFAEIGLRIKGLREACDVTREEMAKELGVSLDTYVTWEETGADVPISAIYHLAHKFGVEFTEILTGTAAKLNSYHVVRNGEGREVDRYPGYHFEDLAWRYSGKIMQPLLVVLDPSDEPAKLVTHSGQEFNLVLEGCVVVTWGDKEFELRPGDSIYFNPEYPHGQRCGGDVPAKFVTIIAE, via the coding sequence ATGGTCACGGAGTTCGCCGAAATCGGCTTGCGCATCAAAGGGTTGCGCGAAGCCTGCGACGTTACCCGCGAAGAGATGGCGAAAGAGCTCGGCGTTTCGCTCGACACGTACGTCACCTGGGAGGAAACGGGTGCCGACGTGCCCATTTCCGCAATCTACCACCTGGCTCACAAGTTCGGCGTCGAGTTTACCGAAATACTTACCGGCACGGCAGCCAAGCTCAACAGCTACCATGTGGTTCGAAACGGCGAAGGCCGCGAGGTCGATCGGTACCCGGGATACCATTTCGAGGATCTCGCATGGCGCTACAGCGGCAAGATCATGCAGCCGCTTTTGGTGGTACTCGATCCAAGCGACGAGCCCGCCAAGCTCGTTACGCATTCGGGACAGGAATTCAACCTGGTGCTTGAGGGGTGCGTAGTTGTCACCTGGGGTGATAAAGAGTTCGAGCTGCGCCCTGGCGATAGCATCTACTTCAATCCCGAGTACCCTCACGGCCAGCGCTGCGGGGGAGACGTGCCCGCCAAGTTCGTCACCATCATCGCCGAGTGA
- a CDS encoding TorD/DmsD family molecular chaperone has product MISSTIASKPARLAVILHTALSDYLSLLALLVQFPTKELEGGLAEGTLHEDFLAVGREAGLSGSAFDTAVDRLRAASHEVRCDHEAMHAIRCEYTRLFNHPDHPAVKLFEGVFLDDERMREGKPGTGARLFVNPAALDAERCYRKAGLKKSTAMNLPADSMSTELEFLAHLHAESARAIAEENDALLGETETLLEEFTRLHVEKWFLRFFERCAEESRCSLYDAVGMMGIALFGGTPASQESPWT; this is encoded by the coding sequence ATGATCAGCTCAACGATCGCATCCAAGCCTGCACGCCTTGCAGTGATCCTCCACACCGCACTGTCGGACTACCTCTCCCTGCTCGCCTTGCTCGTGCAGTTTCCGACGAAGGAGCTTGAAGGCGGCCTTGCAGAAGGCACGCTGCACGAAGACTTCTTGGCCGTAGGACGGGAAGCGGGTCTTTCGGGATCCGCCTTCGACACCGCAGTCGATCGCCTTCGCGCCGCATCACACGAAGTTCGCTGCGACCACGAGGCCATGCACGCGATCCGCTGCGAGTACACGAGGCTCTTCAATCATCCGGATCACCCCGCAGTCAAGCTTTTCGAGGGAGTTTTTCTCGATGACGAACGTATGCGCGAGGGCAAACCGGGCACCGGTGCACGCCTGTTCGTGAATCCCGCCGCGCTCGATGCCGAGCGCTGCTACCGCAAAGCGGGACTCAAGAAGAGTACTGCGATGAACCTCCCCGCCGACAGCATGTCAACTGAGCTCGAGTTCCTCGCCCATTTGCATGCGGAAAGCGCCCGCGCAATCGCCGAAGAAAACGATGCGCTGCTCGGCGAAACCGAAACGCTCCTTGAAGAGTTCACCCGCCTTCACGTCGAAAAATGGTTCTTGCGCTTCTTCGAGCGCTGCGCGGAGGAAAGCAGGTGCTCCCTTTACGATGCCGTGGGGATGATGGGGATTGCCCTGTTCGGCGGTACGCCTGCGAGCCAGGAGTCACCATGGACATAA
- the nrfD gene encoding NrfD/PsrC family molybdoenzyme membrane anchor subunit, translating into MLFSDLIVWYLFLGGVGGGLCLAALFVEHRARSGKRPWVELNRAIAKPALVVAFTALAAGSACLMKDLALPEKALLLFVKPTFSAITVGTYALTGLMACIALLAVLAFRERAFARPLPGIALRAAAAVLSLVVIVYTGVLLSSMAAVPLWLSVCIPVLFTLSSFSSGIAGVMLLSAFPQSTMRQTVPALRTLLAVDVVLIALEIATVVALAVHLSGDAAALASVEALVAGQLAGQFWIGFAACGLVLPIVLEVVFSSRLSGYPTYFIVLGCLILTGAFFLRYCTIFGGVHLSAFMFAF; encoded by the coding sequence GTGTTGTTCAGCGATCTCATAGTATGGTACCTGTTCCTCGGCGGCGTAGGCGGAGGCCTGTGTCTGGCTGCGCTCTTCGTCGAGCACCGCGCGCGAAGCGGAAAGCGCCCGTGGGTCGAACTGAATCGCGCAATCGCCAAACCTGCACTCGTCGTTGCGTTCACAGCGCTTGCCGCAGGCTCTGCATGCCTCATGAAAGATCTTGCGCTGCCCGAGAAAGCCCTGCTGCTCTTCGTCAAACCGACGTTCTCGGCCATCACCGTGGGAACGTACGCGCTCACCGGCCTCATGGCGTGCATTGCGTTGCTTGCCGTGCTCGCGTTCAGGGAAAGAGCCTTCGCCCGTCCCCTGCCCGGCATTGCGCTACGGGCGGCCGCGGCAGTACTCTCGCTCGTCGTCATCGTCTACACGGGGGTTCTGCTCAGCAGCATGGCAGCTGTGCCGCTGTGGCTTTCCGTATGCATTCCCGTACTGTTTACGCTTTCGTCGTTTTCGTCGGGAATCGCGGGCGTCATGCTTCTTTCGGCATTCCCCCAATCCACCATGCGCCAAACGGTGCCAGCGCTTCGCACGCTTCTTGCCGTCGATGTCGTTCTGATCGCGCTCGAAATCGCCACAGTGGTCGCGCTTGCCGTGCATCTTTCGGGCGATGCCGCAGCGCTCGCTTCGGTAGAAGCGCTCGTCGCCGGACAGCTCGCCGGGCAGTTCTGGATCGGTTTCGCCGCCTGCGGCCTCGTGCTTCCGATCGTTTTGGAAGTTGTTTTTTCCTCGCGCTTATCGGGGTATCCGACGTACTTCATCGTGCTTGGATGCCTTATTCTTACAGGAGCGTTTTTCTTGCGGTACTGCACCATATTCGGCGGAGTGCACCTTTCCGCGTTCATGTTTGCATTCTGA
- a CDS encoding GntR family transcriptional regulator, protein MDIFEIDEASSLPIWLQLKNRIVYLISSGHYQPGDKLPTVRDLAISLKINYNTVNKVYLSLLHDGYLVSHRGRGTFVRDVSQSSAPVEDSPADNVIDMMIKQCLDMGVPLDDIPNQVAKRVERRRASEAKEEEGTR, encoded by the coding sequence TTGGACATATTCGAAATCGACGAAGCGAGCAGCCTTCCCATCTGGTTGCAGCTTAAAAACCGCATCGTGTATCTCATCTCGTCGGGGCACTACCAACCAGGCGATAAGCTTCCGACAGTACGCGATCTGGCCATATCCCTGAAAATCAACTACAACACCGTCAACAAGGTGTACCTGAGTCTTCTCCATGACGGATACCTCGTCTCGCATCGAGGGCGCGGCACGTTCGTTCGCGATGTCTCGCAATCAAGCGCCCCGGTCGAAGACTCCCCCGCCGATAACGTTATCGATATGATGATCAAACAATGCCTCGACATGGGCGTTCCACTCGACGACATCCCCAATCAGGTTGCAAAACGTGTCGAGCGCCGCCGCGCAAGCGAAGCAAAGGAAGAGGAAGGCACCCGATGA
- a CDS encoding 4Fe-4S dicluster domain-containing protein encodes MRYAMAIDVESCAGCHACTVACKSNNNLPNGILYSRVATKGGDYLDTASGTYPTDLTKKHYPIGCQHCSKPACVATCPTGASYQREDGIVAVNTDECIGCGTCITSCPYDVRTLISEEPEYVVDFQLGDWDAPKHVAGTAEKCTFCIHRLERGEKPACMELCLGRARYWGDLDDPESEISKFLEGKTYERLLEDAGTEPNVYYVV; translated from the coding sequence ATGCGTTACGCTATGGCAATAGACGTTGAATCGTGCGCGGGTTGCCACGCCTGCACCGTAGCCTGCAAGTCGAACAACAACCTGCCCAACGGCATTTTGTATAGTAGGGTCGCAACGAAAGGCGGCGATTACCTCGATACGGCTTCTGGTACCTACCCGACCGATTTGACCAAGAAGCACTACCCTATCGGTTGTCAGCATTGCAGCAAGCCAGCATGCGTGGCAACGTGTCCGACGGGAGCATCGTATCAACGGGAAGACGGCATCGTTGCCGTGAACACCGACGAGTGCATCGGCTGCGGAACTTGCATCACCTCGTGCCCCTATGACGTTCGCACCCTCATAAGCGAAGAGCCCGAATACGTCGTTGATTTCCAGCTTGGCGATTGGGATGCCCCCAAACACGTTGCTGGCACCGCAGAAAAATGCACGTTCTGCATCCACCGACTCGAGCGCGGAGAGAAGCCCGCATGCATGGAACTGTGTCTCGGTCGCGCACGCTACTGGGGCGACCTCGACGATCCGGAAAGCGAGATCAGCAAGTTCCTCGAAGGAAAAACCTATGAGCGTCTGCTTGAAGACGCAGGGACCGAACCGAACGTGTACTACGTTGTGTAA
- a CDS encoding molybdopterin-containing oxidoreductase family protein, whose translation MSLDTSTVNLSKTPFGRRAFLKGTAATLGLAALTGVGCAPKEELEEQPSQPIEAPEEKLYQGVCRGNCGGGCRMNVHVRDGKVVKTSVIEADDPLDTRLCQRGLSHAQRIYDPDRIQYPMRRVEGTERGAGEWERLSWDEAIEYITTRWKSYIDEFGGTSVSMNYGAGTYAYNQYVYQHLFNHFGGVNWDSGYDMAALNVGKRLVGRGIYLHGNDGSDVKNAKHIFCWGSNGSIAQITRWVYIREAVKNGTKIIVVDPVFTDMAERADLWVPIKPGTDVALALAMLNVIISEGTQDEGYLASMTVAPFLVKEDHSYLRMSDLGVEPTEGPVGRDGKPTMIDPLAVCAADGTFGPVDEIADPQIRGSFDAQGISVTTAFDLLANHVSEWTPEKAAEICEIDAATIVDMAHMYVDGPTTLEIGFGMDHRSHGASGTQAVFALPMVTGQMGKTGAGIAGTMGGSTMGTHCVNFLAGMFPENPVPTTSICIDNLPAIMESNTYGEQTITPKSLLFFCGNTLSNMSGRTELLKAMEGIELIITADTVMNDTARFSDIVLPVPHWFEYETFITCPTPYAEFNEQAVDPPFECKTDVEIVRLLAEGLGYDSSVYQNDTYQSLFLQGEASEAWNLSWDALKEKKHIQVCPIPYLFGDPNDKTFAFATDTGRAEFYLEKPRPWFDIGQDFDPTPWYLPTYQPTTEAYNPENPLSQKYPLNLISHRDRLKVHTQFSTHPWFTDIQPEPTLSINKIDADERGIVENDYVKVYNDRGSVVLRAHLDAGMRPGMIKTEHTWWDKQYVDGSYPSLLPLEQGTFSPGTHPFDTLCEVEKTTI comes from the coding sequence ATGAGTCTGGATACCAGTACTGTCAATCTATCGAAAACACCGTTCGGACGCCGTGCTTTTCTCAAAGGAACCGCGGCGACGCTCGGCCTTGCGGCGCTCACCGGCGTTGGCTGCGCGCCCAAAGAGGAGCTCGAAGAGCAGCCATCGCAACCGATCGAAGCACCTGAAGAAAAGCTGTATCAGGGAGTTTGCCGCGGAAACTGCGGCGGCGGCTGCCGGATGAACGTGCACGTACGCGACGGGAAAGTTGTTAAGACATCGGTTATCGAAGCCGACGATCCGCTCGACACGCGCCTGTGTCAACGCGGCCTATCCCATGCGCAACGCATCTACGATCCCGATCGTATCCAATACCCAATGCGCCGCGTCGAGGGCACTGAGCGCGGTGCAGGCGAATGGGAACGTCTTTCCTGGGACGAAGCAATTGAGTACATCACAACGCGGTGGAAGAGCTACATCGACGAATTTGGCGGCACCAGCGTATCCATGAACTACGGTGCGGGAACCTATGCATACAACCAGTACGTTTACCAGCATCTATTCAATCATTTTGGGGGAGTCAACTGGGATTCAGGGTACGATATGGCCGCGCTCAATGTAGGAAAGCGCCTTGTTGGACGCGGTATATATCTTCACGGCAACGACGGTTCGGACGTGAAGAATGCCAAGCACATATTCTGCTGGGGTAGTAATGGTTCTATTGCCCAGATCACGCGATGGGTCTATATACGTGAAGCGGTCAAAAACGGAACGAAGATCATAGTAGTTGATCCCGTTTTCACCGACATGGCCGAACGTGCCGATCTCTGGGTTCCTATCAAGCCGGGTACCGATGTCGCTTTGGCGCTCGCGATGCTCAACGTAATCATCAGCGAAGGCACTCAGGATGAGGGCTATCTTGCAAGTATGACCGTCGCACCGTTTTTGGTGAAAGAAGATCATTCGTATCTGCGTATGAGCGATTTGGGCGTCGAACCTACCGAAGGTCCTGTCGGCCGCGACGGCAAGCCAACTATGATCGACCCTTTGGCCGTCTGCGCTGCCGACGGAACGTTCGGACCAGTCGATGAAATCGCCGATCCCCAAATCAGAGGAAGCTTCGACGCGCAAGGCATCAGCGTCACCACCGCGTTCGACCTTCTCGCCAATCACGTGTCGGAATGGACACCTGAAAAGGCAGCGGAGATCTGCGAAATCGATGCCGCCACCATTGTCGATATGGCCCATATGTACGTAGATGGACCGACTACCTTAGAAATCGGCTTCGGCATGGATCATCGGAGTCATGGTGCTTCCGGCACGCAAGCCGTGTTCGCGCTTCCCATGGTAACCGGGCAGATGGGAAAAACGGGTGCTGGTATAGCGGGTACCATGGGAGGCTCCACCATGGGAACTCATTGCGTGAACTTCCTTGCAGGTATGTTCCCGGAAAACCCTGTGCCCACAACGAGCATCTGCATAGACAACCTTCCTGCGATCATGGAAAGCAACACGTACGGCGAACAGACCATCACGCCGAAAAGCCTTCTCTTTTTCTGCGGAAATACGTTATCGAACATGTCGGGACGCACTGAGCTTCTCAAAGCCATGGAGGGGATCGAGCTCATCATTACGGCCGACACGGTTATGAACGACACCGCACGATTCTCCGACATCGTGTTACCGGTACCTCATTGGTTCGAATACGAAACCTTTATTACGTGCCCGACACCGTATGCCGAATTCAACGAGCAAGCAGTCGACCCACCGTTCGAATGCAAAACCGACGTTGAAATCGTTCGGCTTTTGGCCGAGGGCTTAGGCTACGACAGCTCGGTTTACCAAAATGATACGTATCAATCGCTCTTTCTCCAAGGCGAAGCAAGCGAAGCATGGAACCTATCGTGGGATGCCCTCAAGGAAAAGAAGCACATCCAAGTCTGCCCGATACCGTATTTGTTTGGCGATCCGAACGACAAGACGTTTGCCTTTGCAACCGATACCGGTCGCGCGGAGTTCTATCTTGAAAAGCCTCGGCCTTGGTTCGACATAGGCCAAGATTTCGATCCGACGCCTTGGTATCTGCCCACCTACCAACCAACCACCGAAGCGTATAACCCCGAAAATCCTCTCAGCCAGAAGTATCCGCTCAACCTCATTTCACACCGTGATCGGCTGAAGGTACATACGCAGTTTTCAACGCATCCATGGTTTACGGACATACAGCCTGAACCAACGCTTTCGATTAACAAAATCGATGCTGACGAGCGCGGTATTGTGGAGAACGACTACGTCAAGGTCTATAACGATCGCGGCTCGGTAGTGCTTCGAGCTCATCTGGATGCAGGTATGAGACCAGGCATGATTAAGACGGAGCACACATGGTGGGATAAGCAATATGTTGACGGAAGCTATCCCAGCTTGCTTCCCCTCGAACAAGGTACGTTCAGCCCGGGCACGCATCCTTTCGACACGCTGTGCGAAGTCGAGAAGACCACGATTTGA
- a CDS encoding ferric reductase-like transmembrane domain-containing protein encodes MDIILALVISVVFACALRNAIRAHPAVFYLIATAIVAAFAALSFGGDIPALARIAYPYVQRCLLAFGLIAVVMFIGVLPEASKARTYLAPIRGELSIIAAILAIGHVVNYLASYAGQFASRLGNMPTTMIASFAVSFLLVALLAALTATSIQAVRKRMSGEAWKRIQRLAYPFFLLVFVHVLLILGPSASGFGQKASTSIIVYTVLFGSYCVLRIGKAIRERSTQTSKASSIPARE; translated from the coding sequence ATGGACATAATTCTAGCGCTCGTTATCAGCGTCGTGTTTGCATGCGCGCTCAGAAATGCGATCAGGGCTCATCCCGCGGTGTTCTACCTTATTGCGACGGCGATCGTCGCCGCATTCGCAGCGCTGTCTTTCGGCGGCGACATCCCCGCACTCGCGCGGATCGCCTATCCCTACGTTCAGCGGTGCCTGCTTGCGTTCGGCCTGATCGCTGTTGTCATGTTCATAGGCGTTTTGCCCGAAGCGTCGAAAGCGCGCACCTACCTTGCTCCCATCAGAGGCGAGCTTTCCATCATCGCTGCGATCCTTGCAATCGGCCACGTCGTCAACTACCTCGCCTCGTATGCGGGGCAGTTCGCATCGCGCCTCGGCAACATGCCCACAACGATGATAGCCTCGTTCGCCGTGAGCTTTCTTCTTGTCGCGCTCCTTGCAGCCCTTACCGCTACCTCCATCCAAGCGGTTCGCAAACGCATGAGCGGCGAAGCGTGGAAGCGCATCCAAAGGCTCGCCTATCCGTTTTTTCTGCTCGTCTTCGTCCACGTGCTGCTGATTCTCGGGCCATCGGCCTCGGGCTTCGGGCAGAAGGCATCGACGAGCATCATCGTCTATACTGTACTCTTCGGATCGTACTGCGTGCTGAGGATCGGAAAAGCCATACGCGAGCGAAGCACGCAGACTTCGAAGGCATCGAGCATTCCAGCAAGGGAATAA
- a CDS encoding aldo/keto reductase, giving the protein MNSPRDTFVLRNGYEIPCIGFGTWQSPNDEKTIDAINVAIDAGYRHIDTAAAYDNEEAVGKAIKGLEIPRSEVFVTSKLWNSERGYDTALKAFDQSLKKLGLDYLDLYLIHWPAARGPEDEWQKTNSETWRAFEKLYKDGYVKAIGVSNFKPHHLEALMSESEIDPMVNQIEMHPGFPETETRDFCDLSGILVEAWSPLGSGRVLDDDRLLEIAANYGVTVAQLCIRWILQNGALPLPKSLTPERIRENADVFGFEISKEDMHKINELEQFGMSGLDPDEVTF; this is encoded by the coding sequence ATGAACAGCCCTCGCGATACCTTCGTACTCCGCAACGGATACGAGATACCCTGCATCGGATTCGGCACGTGGCAAAGCCCTAACGATGAGAAGACCATCGATGCCATCAACGTGGCCATCGACGCCGGATACCGCCATATCGACACTGCCGCCGCCTACGACAACGAAGAAGCGGTGGGGAAGGCCATCAAGGGCCTTGAGATCCCCCGAAGCGAAGTATTCGTAACGAGCAAGCTCTGGAACAGCGAGCGAGGTTACGATACGGCGCTCAAGGCGTTCGATCAGTCGCTCAAGAAGCTCGGGCTCGACTACCTCGACCTGTATCTGATCCATTGGCCGGCCGCACGCGGTCCCGAGGATGAGTGGCAGAAAACCAATTCAGAAACGTGGCGTGCGTTCGAGAAGCTTTACAAGGACGGCTATGTGAAAGCCATCGGCGTAAGCAACTTCAAACCGCATCACCTTGAAGCACTCATGAGCGAAAGCGAAATCGACCCGATGGTGAACCAGATCGAGATGCATCCCGGCTTCCCAGAGACCGAAACCAGGGATTTCTGCGATTTGAGCGGCATCCTCGTCGAAGCGTGGTCGCCGCTCGGATCGGGGCGCGTCCTCGATGACGACCGCTTGCTTGAGATAGCTGCCAACTACGGAGTCACGGTGGCGCAGCTGTGCATCCGCTGGATCCTGCAAAACGGTGCGCTCCCGCTGCCGAAATCGCTTACGCCCGAGCGTATCCGCGAGAACGCCGACGTGTTCGGATTCGAGATCAGCAAAGAGGACATGCACAAGATCAACGAACTCGAGCAGTTCGGCATGTCGGGTCTCGATCCCGATGAGGTCACGTTCTAG
- a CDS encoding AMP-binding protein, producing the protein MDYILSKYCPRIEFDSYEDFLENFTIEVPSDFNFAYDVVDEWARVEPDKQALLWCDDSGEERAFTFTDISKLSNKAANAFRKLGIHKGDVVMMILRRRWEYWVCAMALCKIGATIIPASLQLTKKDIVYRAESANVKMLICVNDDYVCSQVEEAMPESPSIEERIVVAGDRDGWRRFAELIEDESEQWERPTGDAATTAEDIMLIYFTSGTTGLAKAVEHNFAHPLGHIITAKYWQQVKENKLHMSVTDSGWAKFGWGKIYGQWIAGATIFAYDMDKFVPTHLLQKIQDYQLTTFCAPPTMYRFMLQEDVASYDLSSVENFATAGEPLNAEVTLAWERLTGKKIREGFGQSEGPVLLATFPWVVPRPGSMGKPSPLLNIRLLDAEGSEVEDGEEGAICVTKLKEAYPPGLFVGYYKDDEKTREAVGGPYYNLHDMAWRDSDGYYYFVGRDDDVIKCSGYRIGPFEVESALVEHDAVIECAVTAAPDPIRGKVVKATVVLAKGWEPTDALVKELQDHVKHTTAPYKYPRIIEFVDELPKTIGGKIKRKLIRQNDGIND; encoded by the coding sequence GTGGATTACATATTGAGCAAGTACTGCCCCCGCATCGAGTTCGACTCATACGAGGATTTCTTGGAGAACTTCACGATCGAAGTTCCTTCCGATTTCAATTTTGCGTACGACGTTGTGGACGAATGGGCGCGCGTAGAACCCGACAAGCAGGCGCTTTTGTGGTGCGATGACAGCGGCGAGGAGCGTGCGTTCACGTTCACCGATATCTCGAAGCTCTCGAACAAGGCCGCGAATGCGTTTCGCAAGCTCGGCATCCACAAGGGCGATGTGGTCATGATGATCCTGCGCCGTCGCTGGGAGTACTGGGTGTGCGCGATGGCGCTCTGCAAGATCGGTGCGACCATCATTCCGGCGTCGTTGCAGCTTACGAAGAAGGATATCGTGTACCGCGCCGAAAGCGCGAACGTGAAGATGCTTATCTGCGTGAACGACGACTACGTGTGCTCGCAGGTTGAGGAGGCGATGCCCGAATCGCCGAGCATCGAGGAGCGGATCGTCGTCGCAGGCGACCGCGACGGATGGCGCAGGTTCGCAGAGCTCATCGAGGACGAATCGGAGCAGTGGGAGCGCCCGACGGGAGATGCGGCCACGACGGCCGAAGACATCATGCTTATCTACTTCACGAGCGGCACGACCGGGCTCGCCAAGGCGGTCGAGCACAATTTCGCGCATCCGCTCGGCCATATCATCACGGCGAAATACTGGCAGCAGGTCAAAGAGAACAAGCTGCACATGAGCGTGACCGATTCGGGCTGGGCCAAATTCGGCTGGGGCAAGATCTACGGCCAGTGGATCGCGGGTGCAACCATCTTCGCCTACGATATGGACAAGTTCGTGCCGACTCACCTGCTTCAGAAGATCCAGGACTATCAGCTCACCACGTTCTGTGCGCCGCCGACGATGTATCGGTTCATGCTGCAGGAGGATGTAGCATCCTACGACCTTTCATCGGTTGAGAACTTCGCGACGGCGGGAGAGCCTCTCAATGCGGAGGTCACGCTTGCTTGGGAGCGCCTGACGGGCAAGAAGATCCGCGAGGGGTTCGGCCAGTCGGAGGGCCCTGTGCTCCTCGCAACGTTTCCCTGGGTCGTCCCGAGGCCCGGATCGATGGGCAAGCCATCGCCGCTGTTGAACATCCGTCTGCTCGATGCAGAGGGCTCTGAGGTCGAAGATGGCGAAGAGGGTGCAATCTGCGTCACGAAACTGAAGGAAGCGTACCCGCCCGGCCTGTTCGTCGGCTACTACAAAGATGACGAGAAAACGCGTGAGGCGGTAGGCGGCCCGTACTACAACCTGCACGATATGGCGTGGCGCGACAGCGACGGCTATTACTACTTCGTCGGGCGCGACGACGACGTGATCAAGTGCAGCGGCTACCGCATCGGGCCCTTCGAGGTGGAAAGCGCGCTTGTGGAACACGATGCGGTCATCGAATGCGCGGTCACGGCGGCGCCCGATCCCATCCGCGGCAAGGTCGTGAAAGCCACGGTCGTGCTCGCGAAAGGATGGGAACCAACGGATGCGCTTGTGAAGGAGTTGCAGGATCATGTGAAGCACACGACGGCTCCTTACAAGTACCCGCGCATCATCGAGTTCGTCGACGAGTTGCCCAAAACCATCGGCGGCAAGATCAAGCGCAAGCTCATCCGCCAAAACGACGGAATCAACGACTAG